A region from the Mucilaginibacter sp. CSA2-8R genome encodes:
- a CDS encoding GAF domain-containing protein, translated as MAEDLQILQSADKAAQYQSLLPQIEALLQGETDLTANLANMAAALKEQFKWFWVGFYLVKDNELVLAPFQGPVACTRIGLGKGVCGAAWQQQKTLIVPDVEAFPGHIACSSLSQSEIVVPIFNNGQVAGVLDVDSELLDQFDETDALYLEELVKLLKF; from the coding sequence ATGGCCGAAGATTTACAAATACTGCAATCTGCCGACAAGGCAGCACAATATCAATCGCTCTTACCTCAAATTGAGGCTTTGCTGCAAGGCGAAACCGATTTAACGGCTAACCTGGCCAATATGGCTGCGGCGTTAAAAGAGCAGTTTAAATGGTTCTGGGTAGGCTTTTACCTAGTAAAGGATAACGAACTGGTATTAGCTCCGTTTCAGGGGCCGGTGGCTTGTACACGTATTGGCTTGGGTAAAGGCGTATGCGGCGCTGCGTGGCAACAGCAAAAAACGTTAATTGTACCCGACGTCGAGGCTTTTCCAGGTCATATTGCCTGCAGCTCGCTGTCGCAATCTGAAATTGTGGTACCCATCTTTAATAACGGGCAAGTAGCCGGTGTGTTGGATGTTGACAGCGAATTGCTGGATCAGTTTGATGAAACTGACGCTTTGTATTTAGAGGAACTGGTAAAATTGCTGAAATTTTAA
- a CDS encoding alpha/beta hydrolase, with translation MQKIFLISGLGADRRLFNKLDLPGYELVYMDWLEPEEHDTLTSYAQKLINYYGVTPGAVVMGVSMGGMLTVEISSMVKLSKAVIVSSVKEISEFPFYFKWFRRVPVYKVIPHGFYTSMGFLIKPLFGELKGKSGFLFVDMIRKTSPKFMRWAMHSILQWQPTAIKGKLYHIIGNKDIIFPYKKITTATHIVEGGSHDMIYTRGREISKLILSILNDETA, from the coding sequence ATGCAGAAAATTTTCCTGATTTCGGGCTTGGGGGCCGACCGTCGTTTGTTTAACAAATTGGACTTGCCTGGTTACGAGTTGGTTTACATGGACTGGCTTGAACCCGAAGAACACGACACGCTGACTTCCTATGCTCAAAAGCTCATCAACTATTATGGAGTTACGCCCGGCGCAGTGGTAATGGGCGTGTCGATGGGAGGGATGCTTACAGTCGAGATCAGTAGTATGGTAAAACTAAGCAAGGCTGTCATCGTGTCAAGCGTGAAGGAAATCAGTGAGTTTCCTTTCTATTTCAAATGGTTCAGGCGGGTGCCGGTTTACAAAGTTATTCCGCACGGCTTTTACACGTCGATGGGCTTTTTAATTAAACCTTTATTCGGTGAGCTTAAAGGGAAGTCGGGCTTTTTGTTTGTTGATATGATTCGCAAAACATCGCCTAAATTTATGCGCTGGGCAATGCATTCTATTTTACAGTGGCAGCCAACAGCTATTAAAGGCAAGCTCTATCACATCATCGGTAATAAAGATATCATCTTTCCGTACAAAAAAATAACAACGGCTACGCATATTGTAGAGGGCGGCAGCCATGATATGATCTATACCCGCGGCCGCGAAATCAGCAAGTTAATATTAAGTATTTTAAACGATGAAACTGCCTGA
- a CDS encoding DNA-3-methyladenine glycosylase translates to MKLPEAFYLGTDVSLIAQQLLGKYLFTCIDGVTTGGYIVETEAYNGVIDKASHAYGNRLTPRTQTMFEHGGIAYIYLCYGIHEMLNVVTSVEGQPHAVLIRAINPTVGVDAMLSRRNMALVKPNITAGPGSVGKALGINRKLNGVSLQSAQLWIEDQGLSFEPEQIAAVPRIGVAYAAEDALLPYRYYIKGNVYVSKPNR, encoded by the coding sequence ATGAAACTGCCTGAAGCATTTTACCTTGGCACAGACGTTAGCCTTATTGCGCAGCAACTATTGGGTAAATACCTGTTTACTTGTATAGATGGCGTAACCACTGGCGGCTACATTGTAGAAACTGAGGCTTACAACGGTGTAATTGATAAGGCATCACATGCTTACGGTAACCGGCTTACGCCGCGCACCCAAACTATGTTTGAGCACGGCGGCATTGCGTATATATATTTATGCTATGGCATCCACGAAATGCTCAACGTGGTTACTTCGGTGGAGGGACAACCCCACGCTGTACTAATCAGAGCGATCAATCCAACTGTGGGCGTAGATGCCATGTTAAGCCGGCGAAATATGGCATTGGTTAAACCGAATATTACAGCCGGGCCGGGCTCAGTAGGTAAAGCTTTGGGTATTAACCGCAAACTTAACGGTGTCAGTTTGCAAAGCGCTCAGTTATGGATTGAAGACCAAGGGTTAAGTTTTGAACCAGAACAAATTGCCGCCGTTCCGCGCATTGGCGTGGCTTACGCTGCCGAAGATGCTTTGCTGCCTTACCGGTATTATATAAAGGGTAATGTTTATGTAAGCAAACCTAATCGGTAA
- a CDS encoding pyridoxamine 5'-phosphate oxidase family protein has protein sequence MDYQRDLKKLEDIEYLRGLIDKSKTAMLTTFTVDKGFHSRPMATAQLDVEGSLWFFTNEFSSKVAEISLDNKVSVTYANSSSNTYISLNGVAQVVDNRAKMEELWDPFVETFFKDGLQDPNLTLLRVDLSDAEYWDNSAGAVGLAFKWIKSVITGGKFEPGEHNKVEL, from the coding sequence ATGGACTATCAACGCGATTTAAAAAAACTGGAAGATATCGAGTACTTGCGTGGCTTAATTGATAAATCAAAAACAGCAATGCTCACTACATTTACGGTAGATAAGGGCTTTCATAGCCGGCCGATGGCTACTGCACAACTGGATGTAGAAGGTAGCTTATGGTTTTTTACCAATGAGTTTTCATCAAAAGTAGCCGAAATTTCGCTGGATAACAAAGTAAGTGTTACTTACGCTAACAGCAGTTCAAACACTTACATTAGTCTTAACGGGGTTGCACAAGTGGTTGATAACCGTGCGAAGATGGAAGAATTGTGGGACCCATTTGTAGAGACCTTTTTTAAAGACGGACTGCAGGACCCGAACCTGACTTTGCTGCGCGTAGACCTGAGCGATGCCGAGTATTGGGACAATAGCGCCGGCGCTGTAGGCTTAGCCTTTAAATGGATTAAATCGGTAATTACCGGTGGGAAGTTTGAACCCGGCGAGCACAACAAAGTAGAGTTATAA
- the kynU gene encoding kynureninase — protein sequence MEFVNSADFATHLDEQDELKAFRNEFLIPQHQGKDMIYLCGNSLGLQPKAAQLEISRQLANWQNLAVEGWFQGSEPWLSYHQQLLPTLAGIMGAQPAEVTVMNSLTVNLHLLMVSFYKPEGKRFKILMEGGAFPSDQYAVKSQVKFHGYDPKDAVIEVIPCEGENTLRTEDIVAKIAQHADELALVLFSGINYYTGQFFDVQAITAGAHRAGAYAGFDLAHAAGNVPLQLNNWGADFAAWCSYKYMNSGPGGISGIFVHQKHHANKTFDRFAGWWGYRNDSRFKMAPGFEPETGAEGWQVSTSPILLMATHKAALDIVERAGGVTVLREKAIRLTAYLEFLIDDINREAGEELFKIITPRNAGERGSQLSIICKQNGKLFFDQLVKNGVLGDWREPDVIRLSPVPLYNTFTDVYRAARFLSDAVHHVSS from the coding sequence ATGGAATTTGTAAACAGCGCCGATTTTGCCACTCACTTAGATGAGCAGGATGAACTGAAAGCATTTCGTAATGAATTTTTAATACCTCAGCACCAGGGTAAAGATATGATTTACCTGTGTGGCAACTCCTTAGGCTTGCAACCTAAAGCAGCCCAGTTAGAAATAAGCAGGCAACTGGCTAACTGGCAAAACCTGGCAGTTGAAGGTTGGTTTCAGGGCAGCGAGCCCTGGCTGTCCTACCATCAACAACTTTTACCTACGTTGGCTGGCATTATGGGTGCTCAACCAGCCGAAGTAACGGTGATGAATTCGCTTACCGTAAACCTGCACTTGCTGATGGTAAGCTTTTATAAGCCTGAAGGCAAGCGGTTTAAAATTTTGATGGAAGGCGGGGCTTTCCCGTCCGACCAATACGCCGTAAAAAGCCAGGTAAAATTTCATGGTTACGATCCTAAGGATGCGGTAATTGAAGTGATACCGTGCGAAGGGGAGAATACCCTGCGCACCGAAGACATAGTGGCAAAAATTGCGCAGCATGCCGACGAGTTGGCCCTGGTACTGTTTAGCGGGATCAATTATTATACCGGCCAGTTTTTTGATGTGCAGGCTATTACTGCCGGTGCACATCGGGCGGGCGCCTACGCAGGTTTTGATCTGGCACATGCCGCCGGTAATGTGCCTTTGCAACTTAACAATTGGGGCGCCGACTTTGCTGCCTGGTGTTCGTACAAATACATGAATTCGGGTCCAGGAGGCATTAGCGGTATATTTGTACACCAAAAGCACCATGCTAACAAAACGTTTGACCGGTTTGCTGGCTGGTGGGGCTACCGTAACGATAGCCGCTTTAAAATGGCACCGGGCTTTGAGCCTGAAACCGGGGCCGAAGGCTGGCAGGTGAGTACCAGTCCGATATTGTTGATGGCGACCCACAAAGCCGCGTTGGATATTGTTGAACGGGCCGGTGGTGTTACTGTTCTCCGCGAAAAAGCCATCCGCTTAACTGCTTATCTGGAATTTTTGATTGACGATATTAACCGCGAAGCTGGCGAGGAACTGTTTAAAATCATTACTCCTAGAAATGCCGGTGAGCGTGGCAGTCAGCTTTCTATTATTTGCAAACAAAATGGCAAGCTGTTTTTTGATCAACTGGTTAAAAACGGAGTGTTAGGCGACTGGCGCGAACCTGATGTAATCAGGTTGAGCCCGGTGCCGCTTTACAATACATTTACCGATGTTTACCGTGCTGCGCGTTTTTTGTCTGATGCTGTTCATCACGTCAGCAGTTAA
- a CDS encoding histone deacetylase, which translates to MLKIAFDPIYAHPLPEGHRFPMLKYELIPEQLLHEGVITADNLFSPQPLDEQTILWTHDETYWQQLHTLTLSPKEQRRIGFPLSAQLVEREIRIAKGTIDGCHYAFENGVAFNIAGGTHHAGSNWGEGFCMLNDQAIAANYLLHHGLAKCVLIIDLDVHQGNGTAQIFEHEPRVFTFSMHGANNFPYRKEKSDLDVPLPDGMEDDAFLDLVRQHVPRLIQQQKPDFIFYLSGVDVLASDKLGKLALSKAGCKERDQLVLQQCKQAGIPVQVSMGGGYSPQIKDIVEAHCNTYKVAVELYF; encoded by the coding sequence ATGCTAAAAATTGCTTTTGATCCTATTTATGCTCACCCGCTGCCGGAGGGCCACCGCTTTCCGATGTTGAAGTACGAGCTGATCCCGGAGCAGTTGCTGCATGAGGGTGTAATTACGGCCGATAACCTTTTTTCGCCGCAGCCATTGGACGAGCAAACCATTTTGTGGACGCACGACGAAACCTACTGGCAGCAATTGCACACGCTAACCTTATCGCCTAAAGAGCAGCGCCGCATTGGTTTTCCGCTTAGTGCCCAACTGGTTGAGCGGGAGATTCGTATAGCTAAAGGCACCATTGATGGTTGCCACTATGCGTTTGAAAACGGTGTTGCCTTTAATATAGCCGGTGGTACGCATCATGCCGGCAGCAATTGGGGCGAAGGTTTTTGCATGTTAAACGACCAGGCCATTGCGGCTAATTACTTGTTGCACCACGGCCTTGCCAAGTGTGTACTGATTATTGATTTGGACGTGCACCAAGGTAACGGCACCGCGCAGATTTTTGAGCACGAACCACGGGTTTTTACATTTTCGATGCACGGGGCCAACAATTTTCCATATCGTAAAGAAAAATCGGATTTAGACGTACCACTGCCCGACGGCATGGAAGATGATGCATTTTTAGATTTGGTACGGCAGCACGTGCCGCGTTTAATTCAGCAGCAAAAGCCGGATTTTATCTTCTACCTTTCCGGGGTAGATGTGTTAGCTTCGGATAAATTGGGTAAACTGGCTTTGAGCAAAGCGGGTTGTAAAGAGCGCGACCAGCTGGTATTGCAGCAATGTAAACAAGCCGGTATACCTGTACAGGTAAGTATGGGTGGAGGTTACTCGCCTCAAATTAAAGATATTGTTGAGGCACACTGTAATACTTACAAAGTAGCGGTTGAATTATATTTTTAA
- a CDS encoding MATE family efflux transporter: protein MPFTFKKYKSYYRENLKLAIPVVISQLGHTLVHLADSVIVGHFAGTVSLAAVSLVNSVFVVAMVSGLGLAYGLTPLIAQYNGQKNFTECGKLLSNSLFINAVSGLLLFAIIYFGAGKLLDHLGQSPAVLSQAKPFLLLISASIVPLMLFSTFKQFAEGLGFTRQAMNITIWGNALNICLGIIFVKGLFGIKPMGISGVGYSTLIDRTLMATVMGFYVFKSARFKPYLRDFSMGYVKLQRCKEIFKLGAPIAMQYTFEVSAFSAAAILMGQLGAVQQAAHQVALNLASLTYMMASGISAAAAIKSGNYFGAKSFGELRASAMASYHIVLLFMTFTALIFVVFNRTLPWIITSDPAVVEVAARLLILAAIFQVFDGAQVIGLGILRGMGDVNVPTLITFLAYWIVGLPLGYWLGLKIGLGPTGVWYGLVAGLGVASVLLYLRFIATNKKHIEDYIFDDALKI from the coding sequence ATGCCGTTTACTTTTAAAAAGTACAAGTCTTATTACCGCGAAAACTTGAAACTGGCCATCCCGGTAGTTATTTCGCAATTGGGGCACACGCTGGTACATCTGGCCGACAGTGTAATTGTGGGGCATTTTGCAGGCACTGTATCATTAGCGGCCGTATCATTAGTAAACAGCGTTTTTGTGGTAGCTATGGTAAGCGGTTTGGGATTGGCTTATGGGCTTACACCACTCATTGCACAATACAACGGGCAAAAAAACTTTACCGAGTGCGGTAAATTATTATCAAACAGCTTGTTCATCAATGCCGTTTCGGGCTTGTTGCTGTTCGCAATCATTTACTTCGGCGCTGGCAAGTTGCTCGATCATCTGGGCCAGTCGCCTGCGGTATTGAGTCAGGCCAAACCATTTTTGCTACTCATTTCGGCTTCTATAGTGCCACTGATGCTGTTTAGCACCTTTAAGCAGTTTGCTGAAGGGCTCGGATTTACCAGGCAAGCCATGAATATTACTATCTGGGGAAACGCACTAAACATTTGCCTGGGCATCATTTTCGTGAAAGGCTTATTTGGCATTAAACCAATGGGCATCAGCGGTGTAGGTTACAGCACGCTGATCGACCGTACGCTAATGGCCACCGTAATGGGCTTTTATGTATTCAAATCTGCCCGTTTCAAGCCATATCTGCGCGACTTTAGTATGGGATATGTCAAATTGCAAAGGTGTAAAGAGATTTTTAAGCTCGGTGCTCCTATAGCTATGCAGTATACTTTTGAGGTAAGTGCTTTCAGTGCAGCGGCTATATTGATGGGTCAACTAGGTGCTGTGCAACAAGCCGCCCACCAAGTAGCACTCAACCTCGCTTCGCTTACTTATATGATGGCCAGCGGTATATCGGCGGCGGCGGCTATCAAGTCAGGTAATTATTTTGGTGCTAAAAGTTTTGGCGAACTGCGGGCATCGGCTATGGCCAGCTATCATATTGTTTTACTCTTTATGACTTTTACTGCGCTTATCTTTGTCGTATTTAATCGCACACTCCCCTGGATTATTACATCTGATCCGGCCGTAGTTGAGGTAGCTGCACGTCTATTGATACTGGCAGCAATTTTCCAGGTATTTGATGGCGCCCAAGTGATCGGGTTAGGCATATTAAGGGGTATGGGCGATGTTAATGTGCCAACGCTTATCACTTTTTTAGCTTATTGGATTGTGGGCTTGCCTTTAGGGTATTGGTTGGGTCTGAAAATCGGACTTGGCCCAACCGGCGTTTGGTACGGCCTGGTGGCAGGTTTGGGCGTTGCTTCTGTCTTATTATATTTGCGCTTTATAGCCACCAACAAAAAGCATATCGAAGATTATATTTTCGACGACGCCTTAAAAATATAA
- a CDS encoding ATP-binding protein — translation MNIKRLILEGEGVSLDFKKTITSCEKIAKTMVSFANNKGGKLLIGVADDGSIKGVKSEDEERYMITKAAHFFARPALEPAFEEIYVDDKLVLVVEIDSSDTKPHYALGDDGKWWVYIRVQDKSVLASKIVVDVLKRANNDEGVLIEYSSKEKALLEYLDQHERITVKQYCELLNMGRRRAQRILVNLVLSGVIRVHTTEKEEFYTAA, via the coding sequence ATGAACATTAAGAGGCTGATTTTAGAGGGGGAAGGTGTTTCGCTCGATTTTAAGAAAACCATCACCAGCTGCGAAAAAATAGCTAAAACTATGGTATCTTTTGCCAACAATAAGGGCGGCAAACTGCTGATTGGCGTGGCCGATGACGGCAGTATTAAAGGCGTAAAGTCTGAAGATGAAGAGCGCTATATGATTACCAAAGCAGCACATTTTTTTGCCCGGCCTGCACTCGAGCCCGCTTTTGAGGAGATTTACGTAGATGATAAACTGGTGTTGGTGGTAGAAATTGACTCAAGCGATACCAAGCCTCATTACGCCCTGGGTGATGATGGCAAATGGTGGGTGTACATCCGGGTACAGGATAAAAGTGTGCTGGCCAGTAAAATAGTAGTTGATGTATTAAAACGGGCCAATAACGATGAAGGCGTGTTAATTGAATATTCATCTAAAGAAAAAGCATTGTTAGAATACCTCGACCAGCATGAACGCATCACCGTTAAACAGTATTGCGAGCTGCTCAACATGGGTCGCCGCCGTGCACAGCGCATCCTGGTAAACCTGGTTTTATCGGGAGTAATAAGAGTACATACTACCGAAAAAGAGGAATTTTATACTGCTGCCTAA